In one Sporomusa sphaeroides DSM 2875 genomic region, the following are encoded:
- the dusB gene encoding tRNA dihydrouridine synthase DusB encodes MQIGKLKLANPVILAPMAGVTDLPFRLLAKEMGCGLVYSEMVSDKGLIYDNVHTKKLLAIDERERPVALQIFGSEPDSMGKAATIVADAGADIIDINMGCPTNKIVRNGEGSALMRNPDLAYRIIAAVVTAAGDVPVTVKFRKGWDDKSVNAVEIAKLAEQAGAAAVSVHGRTREQFYSGQADWNSIREVKQAVGIPVIGNGDVRTPHDAKRLLTETGCDGIMVGRGAQGNPWIFRQIIHYLATGEILLPPGLDERIDMLLRHLDMLVEHKGEYVGIREMRSHAAWYTKGLHKSAELRLTFNQAASKADFIRIMEDYRALALR; translated from the coding sequence ATGCAAATCGGGAAACTCAAATTGGCCAATCCCGTTATCCTGGCACCTATGGCCGGGGTAACAGACCTGCCGTTTCGTTTGCTTGCCAAAGAAATGGGCTGTGGCTTGGTCTATTCCGAGATGGTTAGTGATAAAGGACTTATTTATGATAATGTTCATACCAAGAAGCTGCTGGCTATTGATGAACGGGAACGGCCGGTGGCGCTGCAGATCTTTGGTTCAGAGCCTGACAGTATGGGAAAAGCAGCCACCATTGTTGCCGATGCCGGAGCTGATATTATTGATATCAATATGGGCTGCCCTACGAATAAAATTGTTAGAAATGGCGAAGGTTCGGCGCTTATGCGCAACCCTGATTTAGCCTATCGCATTATTGCTGCCGTCGTAACGGCGGCTGGCGATGTGCCGGTAACTGTAAAGTTTCGCAAAGGCTGGGATGATAAATCGGTTAATGCCGTAGAGATTGCCAAACTGGCCGAACAGGCCGGCGCGGCGGCTGTCAGTGTGCATGGCAGGACCCGGGAACAGTTTTACTCCGGTCAGGCTGACTGGAATAGTATCAGGGAGGTAAAACAGGCTGTTGGCATACCTGTTATCGGCAATGGTGATGTCCGCACTCCGCATGATGCCAAGCGTTTATTGACTGAGACCGGCTGTGATGGCATAATGGTAGGACGGGGAGCACAAGGCAATCCCTGGATATTCCGTCAAATAATCCATTATCTGGCCACCGGTGAAATACTGTTGCCGCCAGGACTTGACGAACGGATTGATATGCTGCTGCGGCATCTGGATATGCTTGTTGAGCACAAAGGCGAGTATGTTGGTATCAGAGAAATGCGCAGTCATGCTGCCTGGTACACCAAGGGGCTGCATAAATCGGCCGAGTTAAGGCTTACCTTTAACCAGGCGGCAAGTAAAGCCGATTTTATTCGAATTATGGAAGATTACCGTGCGCTGGCATTGAGGTGA
- a CDS encoding response regulator transcription factor translates to MEQIKILLADDEATIVEVIQLYLEREGFKVFTAFDGQTALAIEEEHRPDLLILDVMLPKRTGWEICAAVERKVPVIFLTAKSAEADKLTGFSLGADDYITKPFSPREVIARVKAVLRRSGLLVEAGTCIEFPELSIDLAAQTVASGKTSNQLSPKEFELLTFLARHAKMAFSREQLLINVWGYDFDGADRTVDATIKRLRQKIDNPKYCYIHTVWGVGYKFEVTAK, encoded by the coding sequence ATGGAACAGATCAAAATATTGCTGGCCGACGATGAAGCGACTATTGTTGAAGTCATTCAGCTTTATCTGGAGCGCGAAGGCTTTAAGGTCTTTACCGCATTTGACGGACAAACGGCCCTGGCAATAGAAGAGGAGCACCGTCCGGATTTATTAATTCTTGATGTCATGTTACCGAAACGAACAGGCTGGGAAATTTGCGCAGCGGTGGAACGCAAAGTACCTGTGATCTTTTTAACCGCCAAAAGTGCGGAAGCCGATAAGCTTACCGGATTTTCCCTGGGCGCGGATGACTATATTACCAAGCCCTTCAGCCCCCGCGAAGTTATTGCCCGGGTTAAAGCCGTACTGCGCCGCAGCGGCCTCTTGGTCGAGGCCGGCACCTGTATAGAGTTTCCTGAGCTCAGTATCGATTTAGCTGCCCAAACAGTAGCCTCCGGCAAAACAAGCAATCAACTGTCCCCCAAAGAGTTTGAGCTGTTAACTTTTCTGGCCCGCCATGCTAAAATGGCTTTTTCCCGGGAGCAGCTCCTCATTAATGTCTGGGGCTATGACTTCGACGGCGCCGACCGCACCGTTGACGCCACCATCAAACGCCTGCGGCAAAAAATTGATAACCCCAAATACTGTTATATCCATACGGTGTGGGGCGTAGGCTACAAATTTGAGGTGACTGCCAAATGA
- a CDS encoding type III pantothenate kinase, with product MLLVFDVGNSNIVLGAFDGEELVYHWRVSTDKQKPGDEYGMLIYNLFTYRGMKMEDIEAIVISSVVPPLVVPLTRMCQRYFNVDPLVVGPGVKTGMCIKYENPREVGADRIVNAIAAYDKYGGPLIIVDFGTATTFCALAENGDYLGGAIAPGIGISTEALFQRAAKLPRIELIKPKNVICRNTINSMQSGIIYGFVGQVDEIVRRMRIEMGQKASVVATGGLANLIAQESNTIDKVDTFLTLEGLRLIYERNR from the coding sequence ATGTTATTAGTATTTGATGTTGGCAACAGCAACATCGTTTTGGGAGCTTTTGACGGCGAAGAACTTGTGTACCACTGGCGGGTATCGACAGATAAACAAAAGCCCGGTGATGAGTACGGAATGTTGATTTACAACCTGTTTACTTATCGCGGCATGAAAATGGAAGATATTGAAGCCATTGTTATTTCTTCGGTTGTTCCGCCGCTGGTTGTACCGTTAACCAGGATGTGCCAGCGATATTTTAATGTCGATCCGCTTGTTGTTGGGCCTGGTGTTAAAACCGGTATGTGTATCAAGTATGAAAATCCGCGCGAAGTGGGTGCAGACCGTATTGTAAATGCCATTGCGGCCTATGACAAATATGGCGGACCGTTGATTATTGTGGATTTTGGCACAGCCACCACCTTTTGCGCTTTGGCGGAAAATGGCGATTATCTGGGTGGTGCCATTGCACCAGGTATTGGTATTTCCACTGAAGCTTTATTCCAGCGGGCAGCTAAATTGCCCCGCATCGAACTTATTAAGCCTAAAAATGTGATATGCCGCAATACTATCAATAGTATGCAGTCAGGCATTATTTATGGTTTTGTTGGACAAGTAGATGAAATTGTCCGTCGCATGCGTATTGAGATGGGACAGAAGGCGAGTGTTGTCGCTACAGGCGGTTTAGCCAACCTTATTGCCCAGGAGTCTAACACCATTGATAAGGTGGATACCTTCCTGACATTAGAGGGTCTCCGTCTTATTTACGAACGCAACCGGTAA
- a CDS encoding biotin--[acetyl-CoA-carboxylase] ligase, with translation MRTAILELLKKNSDQYISGENISQLLKVSRTAVWKHIRALKQAGYEIEAHPRLGYVFRQMTERLLPGEIKAHLTSSVLGREVHYFSEIDSTNNAAKKLAADGCPEGTIVVAEEQLTGRGRLARGWYSPFGKGIWLSVVLRPPFAPMEAAKCTLMAAVGINRAINAVTGAGCGIKWPNDILCKDRKVVGILTEMSAEMDAINYVVIGIGVNVNMEEQDFPEEIAATATSLAMAAGCRIPRMKLLTAILAELENVYSTVKTSGFAPILAEWKNQSVTLGQQVAVNGIDRNFTGLAVDIDADGALLIKTPQGIERVLAGDVSIRPSIEEGT, from the coding sequence ATGCGAACGGCCATTTTGGAACTCTTAAAGAAAAATTCAGATCAATACATTTCAGGCGAAAATATCTCTCAGTTACTAAAGGTATCGCGAACAGCGGTCTGGAAGCATATTCGCGCCCTTAAGCAAGCCGGTTACGAAATCGAAGCCCATCCCCGGCTGGGATATGTGTTTAGACAAATGACAGAACGCTTACTGCCGGGGGAGATTAAGGCTCATCTGACCAGTTCGGTACTGGGGCGGGAGGTTCATTATTTTAGCGAAATTGATTCAACTAATAATGCGGCCAAAAAATTGGCAGCCGACGGCTGTCCGGAGGGTACTATTGTTGTTGCCGAAGAGCAGCTTACCGGTCGCGGCCGTTTGGCCAGAGGCTGGTATTCGCCGTTTGGCAAAGGGATCTGGCTGTCGGTAGTTCTCAGGCCGCCGTTTGCTCCCATGGAGGCGGCTAAATGCACGTTGATGGCAGCAGTTGGTATAAACCGGGCAATAAACGCTGTAACAGGCGCCGGCTGTGGCATTAAATGGCCTAATGACATTCTGTGCAAGGACCGCAAGGTGGTAGGCATTCTTACAGAAATGAGTGCGGAGATGGATGCCATTAACTATGTGGTAATTGGCATTGGTGTTAATGTTAATATGGAGGAGCAGGATTTTCCCGAAGAAATTGCCGCTACCGCCACTTCGTTAGCCATGGCAGCCGGATGCCGGATTCCGCGCATGAAGCTGCTGACAGCTATTCTGGCTGAACTGGAAAATGTGTATAGTACAGTCAAAACTTCAGGCTTTGCGCCAATACTTGCCGAGTGGAAAAACCAGTCGGTCACCTTAGGTCAGCAGGTGGCGGTGAATGGTATTGACCGGAATTTTACCGGCCTGGCTGTTGATATTGATGCCGACGGCGCGTTGCTCATTAAGACACCGCAAGGCATAGAACGGGTGCTGGCCGGTGATGTATCTATCAGACCTAGTATTGAGGAGGGAACCTGA
- a CDS encoding helix-turn-helix domain-containing protein — protein sequence MLLRIGDKIVDRQKIHHTVDKILELRKGGLSQLEVAGQAGVDRTFVSRLETIGEIRKGGRIALIGFPIKNCEEIYAIARREGIDYCLLLSEQERWDFVQTKSGIELFNTIMEIISSVRKHDIVIIIGSNMRIKLMETLLDKAVIGVQIGESPIAEDKYVNPEDICALIKQLRF from the coding sequence GTGTTGCTTCGCATTGGTGACAAGATTGTTGACCGTCAGAAGATTCATCATACTGTGGACAAAATTCTTGAACTGCGCAAGGGCGGCCTGTCACAGCTGGAAGTAGCGGGGCAGGCGGGTGTTGACCGGACTTTTGTTTCACGCCTGGAGACGATTGGCGAGATTCGCAAAGGCGGCCGGATAGCACTCATTGGTTTCCCGATAAAAAACTGCGAGGAAATTTACGCCATAGCCAGACGGGAAGGCATTGATTACTGCCTGCTTTTGTCTGAGCAGGAGCGCTGGGACTTTGTTCAGACTAAGAGCGGTATCGAGCTTTTCAATACCATTATGGAGATTATTTCCAGTGTGCGTAAGCATGATATAGTAATTATTATTGGGTCAAATATGCGGATAAAGCTAATGGAGACCTTACTGGACAAAGCCGTAATCGGCGTACAAATTGGGGAATCACCAATCGCAGAAGATAAATATGTGAATCCGGAGGATATTTGTGCACTTATTAAGCAGCTCAGGTTTTAG
- a CDS encoding quinate 5-dehydrogenase, with protein MKQVVSISLGSSKRNGTTVATFGGHEFCINRIGTDGDKNKAARLIRELDGQVDAIGLGGTDLYIYAGAKRYTFRESAALAANAKITPVVDGSAIKNTLERRVVSCLMTKHGWDFKDKEVLIVCAVDRFGLAEALAAAGSRTVFGDLMFGLGLPVPITTLTGLSRLASLIAPIVTKLPVSLFYPTGDKQTQVTPKFEQYFHNASIIAGDFHFIRRYMPATMKDKLIITNTVTQEDETLLRKRGVAILVTTTPEMGGRSFGTNILEGVLTALSGKRPEQLTVDDYNQLIEQNGIEPRLKTL; from the coding sequence ATGAAACAGGTGGTAAGCATCAGTCTGGGTTCATCTAAACGCAATGGTACGACAGTCGCCACTTTTGGCGGGCACGAATTTTGTATTAACCGAATAGGAACAGACGGAGATAAAAATAAGGCGGCGCGGCTTATTCGCGAACTGGACGGCCAGGTGGATGCTATTGGTCTTGGCGGTACTGACCTGTATATTTATGCCGGTGCAAAGCGGTATACTTTCCGGGAGTCGGCAGCTTTGGCTGCCAACGCCAAAATAACGCCGGTAGTTGACGGTAGTGCCATAAAAAACACCTTGGAGCGGCGGGTAGTATCCTGTCTTATGACTAAACACGGCTGGGATTTCAAAGATAAAGAGGTACTTATCGTGTGTGCCGTTGACCGGTTCGGTCTGGCCGAAGCCTTGGCGGCAGCCGGCAGCCGGACGGTATTTGGTGATTTGATGTTTGGGTTAGGGCTGCCTGTACCTATTACCACTTTAACCGGTTTGTCCCGGTTGGCCAGCCTGATAGCTCCTATTGTCACCAAACTGCCTGTTAGCTTGTTTTATCCTACCGGTGACAAGCAGACACAAGTTACCCCCAAATTTGAACAGTATTTCCATAACGCCAGTATTATTGCCGGAGATTTTCATTTCATTAGACGATATATGCCGGCGACTATGAAAGATAAACTAATTATTACCAACACTGTGACCCAAGAGGATGAAACCCTGCTCAGAAAACGCGGTGTGGCCATCCTGGTAACCACTACGCCGGAGATGGGCGGGCGGTCTTTTGGCACTAATATTTTAGAAGGGGTACTGACCGCTTTATCTGGCAAACGCCCCGAGCAGCTAACGGTAGACGATTATAACCAGCTTATAGAACAAAACGGGATTGAGCCGAGGTTAAAAACCTTATGA
- a CDS encoding sensor histidine kinase: MIRSLFAKLLLSHVAIILVSMLTLGLLMSYLVRDHVIENKRRDLLAKGKAAVDMLTPTLAKGQKPPDRWIDRMGDMAGGDIWLMDKNGKVLAGQPPKGWRGKRLGNLSELWDKADWLDLDSNGSQKILKPWRNGDPAIVAALPLPPRESDPPAALFLYSPLKGVTRTTQALGNLLLYSLAASAFAAMIVGLLTARSLTRPLRDISQAAAAFAAGNYASRTTATRSDEIGELGRTFNTMAAELAQLEQKRREFLSDVSHEIKTPVASIQALAETMLDGLVTTEKQRERYLTGIVAESNRIGRLVGDLLDLSQLEAGEIPLAAQPIRLTEFITEHTSALTPFLELKKLTVETNIPDTLPPVLADPDRLDQVLTNLLTNAIRHAVPGSAISLSARTFQQQVAIDISNTGQGIEPEHLPYIWQRFYRVDKSRSRGDGGTGLGLAITHKLVIAMGGTVGATSTPGQTTTFTFTLPVKSD; the protein is encoded by the coding sequence ATGATCAGATCGCTGTTTGCTAAACTGCTGTTATCACATGTGGCAATTATTCTTGTCAGCATGTTGACCTTAGGCTTACTTATGTCTTACCTGGTGCGTGATCATGTTATTGAAAACAAACGCCGTGACCTCCTGGCCAAAGGCAAAGCAGCCGTAGATATGCTTACACCCACCTTAGCCAAAGGGCAAAAGCCGCCTGACCGGTGGATTGACCGCATGGGCGATATGGCCGGCGGCGATATCTGGCTCATGGATAAAAACGGCAAGGTTCTTGCCGGTCAACCGCCAAAAGGCTGGAGAGGAAAACGCCTGGGAAACCTGTCCGAGTTATGGGATAAAGCCGATTGGCTGGATTTGGACAGCAACGGCTCACAGAAGATATTGAAACCCTGGCGCAATGGCGACCCGGCGATAGTGGCAGCCTTGCCGCTGCCACCGCGGGAATCCGATCCGCCAGCCGCATTATTTCTCTATTCTCCACTGAAAGGTGTCACCCGCACAACGCAGGCCCTGGGAAATTTGCTGCTATATTCTCTGGCAGCCAGTGCTTTTGCCGCCATGATTGTGGGACTGTTAACAGCCCGCAGCCTGACCCGTCCGCTGCGTGATATCAGCCAGGCCGCCGCTGCCTTTGCGGCCGGCAATTATGCCAGCCGCACCACAGCCACGCGAAGTGATGAAATCGGTGAGCTTGGCCGAACCTTTAACACAATGGCGGCAGAGCTGGCACAATTGGAACAAAAACGGCGCGAATTTTTGTCAGATGTCTCCCATGAAATAAAAACCCCGGTAGCCTCAATTCAAGCTTTGGCTGAAACCATGCTGGACGGGCTTGTCACCACCGAAAAACAACGCGAACGCTACCTCACCGGTATTGTGGCCGAAAGCAACCGGATTGGCCGGCTGGTTGGTGATTTGCTGGACCTTTCACAACTGGAAGCAGGCGAAATCCCCCTTGCCGCTCAGCCTATCCGGCTCACCGAGTTTATTACCGAACATACCTCTGCGCTGACTCCCTTCCTGGAGCTCAAAAAATTAACAGTAGAGACAAACATCCCGGACACACTGCCGCCAGTCCTGGCCGATCCCGACCGGCTGGATCAGGTGCTTACCAACCTTCTGACCAACGCAATTCGCCATGCTGTACCGGGTTCGGCCATCAGTCTGTCTGCCCGTACCTTTCAACAGCAGGTAGCTATTGATATAAGTAACACCGGCCAAGGCATCGAACCCGAACACCTGCCATATATCTGGCAGCGCTTTTACCGGGTAGATAAATCGCGTTCCCGCGGTGACGGCGGCACCGGGCTTGGCTTAGCCATCACCCACAAGTTAGTAATCGCGATGGGCGGCACTGTCGGCGCCACCAGTACGCCGGGCCAGACCACTACGTTTACGTTTACGCTGCCGGTGAAATCCGATTAG
- a CDS encoding biotin transporter BioY codes for MQIRSMALTSLFAALLAVSSQISIPIGPVPVVMQVMMVLLAGMVLGSRLGPASVAVWVLLGVFGLPVFAQGKAGAAVLIGPTGGYIVGYFFCTYIVGYVAEHFELTYKYTALSMLAGLAVIYGAGLAGFMLSFQYVLHKAMTLDRALNLAVLPFLPFDLIKTAAAVYVGVRVRRALLKTGLLGSRQPV; via the coding sequence ATGCAAATTCGTTCGATGGCGCTTACCAGTTTGTTTGCCGCTCTGCTGGCGGTGAGCTCTCAGATATCTATTCCTATTGGACCTGTGCCGGTTGTCATGCAGGTTATGATGGTGCTGCTGGCCGGTATGGTGCTGGGCAGCCGTTTAGGGCCGGCAAGTGTGGCCGTCTGGGTGCTTTTAGGTGTATTCGGGCTGCCGGTTTTTGCCCAGGGCAAAGCAGGAGCGGCTGTCTTAATTGGTCCTACGGGCGGTTATATTGTTGGCTATTTTTTCTGTACGTATATTGTTGGCTATGTTGCGGAACACTTTGAACTGACCTACAAGTATACCGCTTTGTCCATGTTAGCCGGTCTGGCGGTTATTTATGGTGCGGGTTTGGCGGGATTCATGCTTTCCTTCCAATATGTGCTGCACAAAGCTATGACGCTGGACAGGGCGCTGAATCTGGCAGTGCTGCCCTTTTTGCCGTTTGACCTGATTAAAACAGCGGCTGCGGTATATGTTGGTGTACGTGTACGCCGGGCTTTGTTAAAAACCGGTTTGCTTGGCAGCAGGCAGCCTGTTTAA